In Salvelinus sp. IW2-2015 unplaced genomic scaffold, ASM291031v2 Un_scaffold690, whole genome shotgun sequence, the genomic stretch gtgtgtgcctttccaaatcatgttcaatgaattgaatttaccacaggtggactccaatcaagttgtagaaacatctcaaggatgatcaatgatcGATGATCGATGatcaatgcacctgagctcaatttcaagtctcatagtaaagtgtctgaatacatATATaactaaggtatttctgttttttttttatacatttgcaaaaatgtctaaaaacctgcatTCGctacgtcattatggggtattgtgtgtaggtggatgagtaaaatgttttatgtaatccattttagaataaggctgtaacgtaacaaaatgtggaaaaagtgaagggggtctgaatgcttttcgaatgcactgtatgtctcgcTATTTTGTATGTGGAGCAAATAAACTGATGTTGTCAAGTTTGATGTACAGGCCCTCACCGTCAAAGTCGGCAACAATGATGAGATCATCGTTCTTGAGAAAGCTTCTCCTGTGCAGCTGGTCATGAGAGAGGAACGTAGTCCATCCATACTCAGATCCTCTGTAGCAGTTGGAGCTCGCGTCCCACTCCGCCCCACTGGTGCTGGTGGGCTTGACCCAATATGGGTTAGTAGTATCTGGGAAAAAAACAGTTTAAGGTATTAACATGTTACAAAGCCAATTATTTTACATGTATCAAAAGATTGCCTGGTGTATACATTTGATATTATATTTTATGGTGGACTAAGGTCAGACAAGCGTATACATTTTCACAGCGAATCAGTAAATACTGAACAATACTGTGCCTGTTTGTATGCGATGCAAGACATATTTTACGTAAGGGACTCATAAGTACATGATTACATTAACTGACCGGTGGTGAAGCTTCTGGTGGCAGACATCCTCAGCTTAGCGTCAGGGTCCTGGTCCATGGCAGTGACGGTGGCCTGCCTGTTGAGCACTGGCCACTCCATCACACCGTCGTTCTGCCCGCTGCATAGATGGAAGGTCACACCCACATAGTCAGGATATGTGCCATCTCTTCCCTTGGGGTAGAGGCTGATCCCGTAAGCATAACCCTCAGCGCTATAGAACGGCTTGCTCCTGATGCGCCCTCCGGCTGGAGTTATGGCgagcaggccagtgaagttctgaATTCTCCAAACGCCGCTGGGGCAGGTGGTTTCTGTTAATGTGATATCATCGATCAAGATGGCCCCCTCTGCATTGCTGTTGGACCCTACCATACCCTGGAAGAAGTAGCGGAACCTCTCTTTGACCTTCAAGGTCACGTGGGCTACATTCCAGGAGTCATCTCCATCACCTGAGGAAATAAGACATCTGATCAGCTTCCTGATCACCTTCCTATACTCCTGGAGTAACATGCAACACAGACACTATCAAAACTCTACAAACCATATGTGtaacatatttatgtatttcgTTGAAAGTGGGGTTATCCTGAATACAGTACCTGTGATGGTATGGACCTTCTTGACACTGCAGACATTTCCTGTCCCATCGTCTGTTCTGACCCACACAAACAGCCTGTCCCCAGCAGGCCCAACCATCTTGTAGAAGAACTGCAGACACTGCTCCTTCCTCTTAGGGTAGAGGATGCGTGACTCTAGAAGAGCGCTTTTCCCCACTGTCGCTTTAGATGTGTCAAACCTCATGAAATAGCCTGCATCTACAGAGAGGGTCATAGATACAGTACAAATACTTAACCAACCATATATGATTGCTAACATCAAGTGGAAGgattgtcatgactgtcctgtgaggatccaaatgtATAGGGGGAGGAGGGAATTGGTGTGGGGGGGTTGACACCTCACGCCCTGCTGtaaattaaaggagaggagatccagtgtctccctctccaaattcacaAAGGAATGTGCTTTATCTCCAGAGACTTTTCCCGCTGAAACTTTAACTCATtcaaaagcgaatactggaacaatattcctAACAGAGAACGTGGGAATGGTCATATTGTtggttattttgtgatgtcattaaaaatgttataaaggaaatagtgtaacttggaaagtatacccactacatgtGTGAAATCTCCATCCAATACGTTGTGCATGAAATATGAACaatgatgaaagtgtttttgttaagagaacGATGTGATGTTAGAAAATATAAGAGGAAACTGTTTCTATAACGTTGTACAAGTGAGTAGTCACCGCCCCTTGAGGGAGGTCAGAGAGTGTGTCAGCCACTCGAACAACTCCATTTTGAATGAACTGTATAAAATGAGGGCTTAAAAATTAACATATGAGAACAGAAAGGTGTCTCAAATGGTTCGAACTCtgaaatctcaacacgaggtagagacgataGTCACCtcccagacaatcactggtacagctgattagttgtcctaagtaaagtatctagaaaagtGAACTTAAGTGGGACCATACTACTACTCTTCTTAATCTCATCCCCCAATGGGAAGCACCGACACTGCTGGCTAGCCTATATTCAAAGAGAAAGGTTCAGGAGCGAATGGAAAGTAgaataaactctgtagttctgttcaggactatgCGACAAGTCAATGGATACTGGAGAACGGCAGAGGACAACAATAGAAGAGACGGGTGGGGACCCTTTTGGAGCATTACAAGCGTGCTGCGGAAAAGGCCCAAACAAAACCCCTTCCAAGAAGGCTTGGTTCCAACCGAGATACCCGGCGAACCAAGGCATTTACACGtgaatacattcatgatttcttactccaaatgGACGGCGGTTcttgtgcaaagtatatgattactgtgagagtagtttctaaatgtaccaacgTGTTatgtctctgcccctctctctcgccctctccatctcctttgtAACAAGCTGCAATATTGTgacagtccgctagggacctgtttctaatgtattaGGCGtatatgtttatcctgtgttatcatttagttagctagtaaataattaattaatccaatttgtgtagtactgaatcataagtaaggctgaggtttttgcagatgcaggaggttacgactgttcagaatgataatATGATACGAGGGGTTGATTAATACATTGACTGTTTTATAGATGTGATAAgtaaagaccttttagagtttaattcggaaGATGGTAACTCTATAAACAACCGCTCTCGCGGTGCCCCAAATTTCTTATAAGTTAATTGTAACATTATTCATTTAATCAGGAAACAATTAAACAGTCAGTTCATTAGatgaataacagtcatcagatgaatgaaagtaaagtcacgacaggaTGAAGAATGTGAAAGATTTTGTCCATGTGTGTAGGTAGTACTGTAGGAACCTCTGCAGTGGCCTGCCAGTGTGTGGTCTGGCTCCTCAGCGCTGCTCAGGGTCTGGACCCAGTCTGCCTCGTCAGTCTCACCCTGGATCATACCACAGATGTTGATCAGCTCAAAGGAACACTGGtccaggagagtgtgtgtattggCTGCAACAACAGAAACTCTGTTAGCTGTTATTCATAATCACCATCATCAAATCTATATCAGAATGGCAATGTCTAAGGCTGTGGTTGTTCATCATAATTTCCTTATACTTTATTTGATGCTACTTAGCAAAGTTGATGGCTCTTGCAGTTTGATCATATAGGTCATTCCATCTGGGTCACTTACTGCAGTCGTACAGGCGGTTCAGCCTGAGCAGGTCTACTGCGCTGAAGTCCAGACGCTGTCCGATGATCTCATTGAACGCTGGGATGGCTGTGGTGATGGTAGGGACGGTGGCGTTCTTGTTGAAAGACAATGGCCTGTAATGCATGACGGACTCATAGTCATATGGCGTGTTCAGGTCTGTGATGAAGTCGTCCTCATACTTTTTAAAGTTGTGCTCCTTTCCTGTAGATATGCAGGTTACAGAATGTGTTATTCAAAATTGGTAGACGCTTGTAAATCACTCTTCCAagtaagatttgctcttattcttttgtgtggattgtgttttttttcttatttctaggtattactgcgctgttggagctgaaaacacaagcattttgctctACCTGCGATAActtctgcaaatctgtgtacaccaccaatacactttgatttgatacacaaCTGATACTTGTATCTGTCACCGTCTGTGGTTAATTCCATCACACCCACCTTCTGTGATTTGGTCCCACCAGATCTTGACATAGTCGTCTCTGTCAGAGCGTGACTGCTCATGGTAGAAGCCCAGAGCGTGGAGGAGCTCGTGCTCCACGATGGCCTTGGTGTCACAGCGCGCCCCTATGGAGAGGTTCTGTCCTACCTTATCATCTCCTACAAATGACCAGCATCTGTGGCCGTCACAGACAGGATTACGCATTATGACAGGAGAGTAaacacaaaatcaaatcaaattaaatcaaatgttattcgtcacataccgagaaatgcttacttaatagACCTTAATTATCCCTAAGTGTCGATTGAcacaatccccatcaaaatctgtcaatttaagctagagatatccgttttttttgcattggatgtttCTCAATCCACCTCCGCAGATGTCGTGGTGAAAGGTGTTTGTcacaccatgagacatcccaaaaaatcGGTCTTCCCACAAAAACGCCTGTAGCGTCTGAACTATTTTGCCTATTATATACCTATTAtcacccccacaagtgtcaggggactcatctgaagttggAACCGTTGATGTGTCAACTTCTGTTTGTTAGTGTCCAAACCATTACggctacaaactaatgtgaccccactgtggaaaggggagattctcacgaaAAAGATGGTGTCATGGGACTCGtttgaaggtaaccggtactagtttcaaaaaatgaatggaagtatgaaggtagttttctGCCTACCcccaaaaaggggttaaatatgtgtataaaAAAAGCGCAATATTTCTGAGCTCCTAGATATATGACAGACACttaaaaaacatttatgaatgtgtttttcaatgtgtttctatgggctatagtagtaaaagcctaatgtaatattttatcaatcatttttttatatatattctttttgagccgaaggggtcctaaaattctaaattaaATCGCTAAATGATCCATAAAGGATCCTCTTAACCaagaagcccttaaccaacaatgaagagTTTTAAAAAAGTAAGTAAGAAAAATGTGCTAAAGGAAAAATAGGAACAATCTACTATACAATGTTTCCTAatttgttctgtggagaaaacTGATTTACAATCGTACATCTTACTTCATATTTCACCATAACATTACTGTACTGTGGTCCACACAGAATATGTACCTCATCATAACAATGGTGACATGAAGGACAGTACTCAACAAAATGCTTTA encodes the following:
- the mep1a.2 gene encoding meprin A subunit alpha; translation: MGSFNAPWRITAFIAILVVFKVQAVPTRYGGDADAGELREDILDINSEADLNLFEGDIAGDPRRNAILDETRRWKFPIPYILTDSLELNAKGVIHQAFEAYRLKSCVDFKPYEGESTYISFTKLSGCWSFVGDDKVGQNLSIGARCDTKAIVEHELLHALGFYHEQSRSDRDDYVKIWWDQITEGKEHNFKKYEDDFITDLNTPYDYESVMHYRPLSFNKNATVPTITTAIPAFNEIIGQRLDFSAVDLLRLNRLYDCTNTHTLLDQCSFELINICGMIQGETDEADWVQTLSSAEEPDHTLAGHCRDAGYFMRFDTSKATVGKSALLESRILYPKRKEQCLQFFYKMVGPAGDRLFVWVRTDDGTGNVCSVKKVHTITGDGDDSWNVAHVTLKVKERFRYFFQGMVGSNSNAEGAILIDDITLTETTCPSGVWRIQNFTGLLAITPAGGRIRSKPFYSAEGYAYGISLYPKGRDGTYPDYVGVTFHLCSGQNDGVMEWPVLNRQATVTAMDQDPDAKLRMSATRSFTTDTTNPYWVKPTSTSGAEWDASSNCYRGSEYGWTTFLSHDQLHRRSFLKNDDLIIVADFDDLTHLVKMEVPVQPKSPSGDLPEEETPRQEKEMADVPKHRQARAVPSDPCSPDPCLNGGVCVVEKHGKATCRCATGQATYYAGETCEKQHIDGRILGVLIGGAAGTIVLTLAIFSVIRRVH